The following proteins are co-located in the Macadamia integrifolia cultivar HAES 741 chromosome 3, SCU_Mint_v3, whole genome shotgun sequence genome:
- the LOC122074216 gene encoding zinc finger protein ZAT3-like translates to MNNSTTDSPSSSRQERSFDSFRPQIAATGDGGAGPSGSHEISRRKKRRKMCRLTATADPNDSTLQQPRLGKKPEPPITSKIARPCSECGKQFSSWKALFGHMRCHPERTWRGINPPPNCQRPQECLPANFSEEDREVAASLVLLSNGPSQCFEVDRFECSSCKRVFGSHQALGGHRASHKNVKGCFAIARSTDDGEDDECEIGAGDYGGHDHRINVGEGGESSSSVLAAEEHKCSICTRVFSSGQALGGHKRCHWEKGDKEPSPPPQGLNLNPVDLNLPAPLDENPGESSPSSSGLVLDLRLGI, encoded by the exons ATGAACAACTCCACCACAGACTCCCCTAGTTCGTCTAGGCAAGAGAGAAGCTTCGACAGTTTCAGGCCTCAGATTGCCGCCACCGGTGACGGTGGTGCCGGCCCCAGTGGATCCCACGAGATCAGCCGCcggaaaaagagaaggaaaatgtGTCGCTTAACCGCCACCGCTGATCCTAATGATTCTACATTGCAGCAACCCAGATTAGGAAAGAAGCCAGAGCCCCCTATTACTTCTAAAATTGCCCGGCCGTGTAGCGAATGTGGCAAGCAATTCTCCTCATGGAAAGCCCTGTTTGGGCATATGAGATGCCACCCAGAGCGCACTTGGCGAGGAATCAATCCACCGCCTAATTGTCAACGTCCTCAAGAATGCCTTCCGGCAAATTTCTCTGAAGAGGATCGTGAAGTAGCAGCAAGTTTAGTATTATTATCTAATGGGCCTTCACAATGCTTCGAGGTTGA TCGATTTGAGTGTTCGAGTTGCAAGAGGGTGTTTGGTTCACACCAGGCACTAGGTGGACACAGGGCTAGTCACAAGAATGTTAAGGGTTGTTTCGCAATTGCAAGGAGTACTGATGATGGTGAAGACGATGAGTGTGAGATTGGTGCTGGTGACTATGGTGGACATGATCACAGGATTAATGTAGGAGAGGGAGGAGAGTCATCGTCTTCGGTCTTGGCTGCAGAAGAACACAAATGCAGCATTTGTACCAGGGTTTTCTCTAGTGGTCAAGCCCTAGGAGGACACAAGAGGTGTCACTGGGAGAAAGGAGACAAGGAGCCGTCACCGCCGCCACAGGGGTTGAACTTAAATCCTGTAGATTTGAACTTGCCGGCGCCATTAGATGAGAACCCTGGGGAgtcatctccttcctcttctggcCTTGTTTTGGACCTGAGATTGGGAATATGA